The Patescibacteria group bacterium DNA segment AAACGGGGAAAGAATTACCTTTAAACCGTTAAAAGTAGGTGATCAGACTCAAGATCCGACAGTCGCCAACTGGCTCAAATTGTATTTGGGATCATTGGGAGTTGAGTTGGTTAATCGCGTGACTTATCAGGGTTGGTTGTCACAAGAACAAAATATTCAGCAGTTAACGGAAGAAGAAAAGGAGAGAATAAAATATCTTTTTGAAGTATATGAAGAATTAAAACTATCTTCCGTTTCAGTCGAAGGCTGCGAAGAAACTTTTGTTATCGATGAAGATACTGACACTCCTTTGGTGCTTTATCGCGGTAAAATAGAATCGGCTCTGCCACCGCAAGAAGACATTGATTTACTGAAAAAAATCGAAGCTGTTTTAAGCGGCAAACCAGTATCATTATCCGCCCCAACAGGCGCGCCGTCACAGCCAGCCGTTATCTCGGCACCGATACCAGCAGTAGCAAAACCGGCAACGTCAGCTATTGATCGTGATGAGATAATCCGTAAATATGAAGGTGATGTTAAAGAAAACAGAAGTATTGAAGACAGGATGACTCAATTTACCAAGACAACTGGCGGTAAGCAAAGAGAACTGGCAAATAGTTTGAATTTGCTTTTGACCGGTGCTGCGCCAGATAAACTAGATATTATCGCTATCCTTTATATTTTAGCGAAAAAAAATGCGATGGAAGATTTGATTAAAGATGATGATCGTTTTTACAAGCTGGTTGAACAGGATCTGACCAGACGAGGCGGTAAACAACAACTTAATGATTTTAAGATGTATCCGACAGCACCCCAATCTATTCGATATTTTCTTGAAGTTTTATTGCAGCACAAACTAAGGCTGTCAGAGGGTGAAGCGGCAAAGTGGGGGTTGCATATTGTTAATATTTTGAAAAAATCCGGCAATGAAAAATACGGAAAAATCGCTTATTTTGATTTGGAAGCAGGAGATTTTCGTTGGCAAAAATAGGTTTGCAGTGTTAGATCGTGAAAACGACGGAGTAAATGGCGCAAAAAGGCATTATTATTACCCTTGCTTTTTTTGCTCTTGCGCTCTTGTCTTTTAAAAACAAGCTATTATGGTAGTAACTAATATACAAGATGAAATTTTGGTCAAAGACAGCGGCGGTAATTTTTCTGTTTTAGTTGATCAATCAAATGTCGGTTACGATGCTGTTGGAGGGTCGGCAATCACTCCGGTATTAACCGAAGACAATTTTGATTTTTCAGCATTAATTGATAAAATAAAGGGGCAGTTTAATCTAGGCTGGAAAGACGAAGTGTTGGACCGACGCTTGTATAATATTATTATTGCCATGGTGCGCGAAGTACGCAATGATATCCAGACCAAAGACGTTATGGTCAAAAGTGTTGAAGTAGGCGGGTTGGGTTTGGAGCCTATCATTGCCGATCAGGTGATTGCGGAGGTAAAAAAAACAGCGCGACATCCAATTAAGGTAAAAGAAATGGGCAGAAAAGTTTTAAGCATGGTAACGGCAAAAACACCGTCACATGTTTTTTCTCGTCAGGAGCTAGACCATGAGATTGCTCCACCACCACCAACTGTTGTAGTTCCAACAAAAGCAGAACAGATTAGACCAATATCGCCGCTTGCGCCGAAGCCGCCAGTGCAGTCTGTCACTTATGTTGAAAAAAATTTTTTGCCAAAAAAATCAGTACCAAGGATAGAGGAGATAAAAAAAGAAGCAAGTATCAGTAATACGCCAAAACCAACTGCCGAACACCATCTGTCGTCAAAAGCGAAACCGTTTATGGACAGTAAGCCGCCTTTTAAGATTGATTTTGGGGTAAAAACTAAGGGTCGTAATTTTGACGGTTTAGCGTCCGCACCGCAGGCAAGAGTGGTAATGCCAAATCGAGGGGAAAAAATAACAGATATTAGAGTTCCTCAAAAAAAATTAGTTGGTCCGCTGGAAGAGCTGCAGGGGTTTCGTGTCGCCGATTTTCGTCGGCTTGACCTTGATCCGCAGAAAGCGATTTTAAAAATAAAAGAAAAAATTGATTTACTCGGCAGAGAGTCTTTTAGCAAGAGGATTGAGGGCAAAAATGCTTGGCAGCAAAGTGAAGTTAACCGTCTTTATTTGGCATTGGGAAAGGCAAGTATCGAGCAAGGCAGGTCGCTAGCTGATATTATAAAAGAAAGGTCTTTAAAACAAGAACCGACGTTAAAACCAGAAGAATTCATCGCCTTGGTCAAATTAAATCAAATTTTAGAAGATTAGTATGGCTCATCAGTTTTTGGTGCCACAATTCATCGACGTCGAGCCAAAAATTATCGGTCCGATAACGGTACGGCAGTTTATTTTGATGGTAATCGCCATGGTGATAATTTTTATATTTTATAAATTTTCCACTTTTTGGACTTTTATTATCGCTACGGTTTTGATTTTAGGATTGTTTGGGGTTTTGGCCTTTGCCAAAATTAACGGTCGACCGTTTCATTATTTTATTTTAAATATCGTTGAAACATTAAAGCGTCCTCGACTGAAGGTTTGGGACAAAACATTGGATATGGAGGAAGTAAAAGCATTAATGGCTTATGGGACTCAAATAAAAAAGGTTGAACAAATAGCTAAAAAAGAGCCGTTAGCAGAGTCGCATTTGGAAGAACTGTCTTTGATTGTTAATACCGGCGGCGCCTATCAGTCTAGTGAATTAGATTTAAATTATGACACCAGAAAAGAAAAATAAAAAAGCTTCAACCAGAAAAGCGGTTCCGATCGGGGAAATCCGCAACGATACTTTAGTAATGAAGGATGGTACTTTGCGTGCCGTTTTGATGGTTTCGAGTATTAATTTTGCTCTAAAATCAGCTGATGAGCAACAGGCGATCATCTCTGCCTATATGCAATTTTTGAACTCTATTACTTATCCAATCCAGATAGTGATCCAATCGCGTCGGATTAATATCGATAAATATTTGGAAAAGTTGCAGAAGATGGAAAAAGAGCAAGTAAATGAATTACTTAAGATTCAAATTGTCGATTATCGCAAATATGTTTCCGAGTTGGTCGAATTAGGCGATATTATGACTAAAAAGTTTTATATTGTCATACCTTACAATCCACTTTCAGATAAGCAAAAATCTTTTTTTTCTCGATCAAAAGATTTGCTTTCGCCAAAAACTATTATCAGCTTAAGTGAGAAAAAGTTTTTCGAAAGGGAAAAGGAGTTATCCCAGCGTGTATCTCATGTCGCTTCAAGTCTGGGTAGTATCGGTTTAGCGGTCACTCGCGTTGATACGCAGGGTTTAATAGAATTGTTCTATAATTCATACAATCCTGACGTGGCAGAGCATGAGAGAATGGTCGATGTGAACAAGATTCGTTTCGATAATATAACCTAAAAAACATGGCAATTATTAAAGAGAAAAAAACACTTTCCCAAGAGGTGGAAAGCAGTAAGGAAGTCTTGCAAGAAGAGCAGCGCTATCGAGCGGGGACCATTTCCGTTATTGATTTAATAGCGCCGGCGGCAATGGATGTTCAACCTACTTATTTGCGTCTAGGAACAAGGTTCGCGAGAACTATTTTTGTTGTTAGCTATCCTCGTTATATCGGTATTGGTTGGTTTTCTCCGATTATAAACTTTAACCATCCCCTGGATGTTTCGATGTTTTTTTATCCGATAAAGGCCGCTGCTATTTTAAAAGATCTGAAAAAAAGAGTCGGTAATCTGGAGGCGGAAATAATGGCTGATCGCGACAAAGGGGCTCCGCGCGATCCGATAAAAGAAACGGCTTTGCAGGATATAGAAAAGTTAAGAGATGATTTAACTCAAGGCATAGAACACTTTTTCCAATTTGCTTTGTATGTTACTATTTACGCGGAAACAAAAGAGGAATTAGATGATTTAACCGGAGACATAGAAGACGTTTTTGGTTCTCGTCTGGTTTATTCGCGAAAAGTTTTATATCAAGCTGAGCAGGGTTTTAACTCGACATTGCCTTTTGGTCAAGATGAGTTGGCAATATTTTTTAACATGAATACCTCTCCCTGTGCCTCGTCATTTCCTTTTATTTCTTTTGAACTTTCTTCCAACGACGGCATCATGTATGGTATTAATCGCCATAATAATAGTTTAATTATTTTTGATCGATTTTCTTTACAGAATGCCAACATGGTCGTTTTTGCCACTTCTGGCGCTGGTAAAAGTTATACGATAAAATTAGAGGTTTTGCGTAGCTTAATGTTTGGTATCGATGTTATTATTATTGATCCGGAAAAAGAGTACCTGCATCTTTGCGAGGCTGTGGGCGGCACTTATATCAATATCTCCCTAGCTTCAAAAAGTAAAGTTAATCCTTTTGATTTGCCACGACCGATGGAAAAAGAGTTTAGCGGCGAAGACATTATTCGTTCGGCGGTTATCACTTTGAAAGGTTTAGTCAAATTAATGATTAGCAAGCTAAATTCTTCGGAAGATTCGGTGATGGACCGGGCGTTGCTAGAAACTTATGCTAAAAAAGATATTACTCCTGATGCTAATTTAGCTGAAGTTGAGCCGCCGATTATGCAGGATTTAGTGGATATTTTAGAGGGGATGGAAGGCGGTGCCGATTTGGCTCAAAGATTGAAAAAATATACCGAAGGCACTTTTTCCGGGTTTTTGAACAATCCGACTAATGTTGATATGGATAACCAGTTGGTTTGTTTTTCGGTTCGCGACCTAGAGGATGAATTACGACCAATAGCCATCTATAACTTAGTAAACTATATCTGGAACGTTGTTCGTTCAGAGAGAAAAAAGAGGATTTTAGTTATCGACGAAGCTTGGTGGTTGATGCAAAACGAGGATTCGGCTAAATTTATTTTCGCTCTAGTTAAACGTTGCCGCAAATATTATTTGGGAGTAACTACTATTACTCAGGATGTGAACGATTTTTTACTCTCGCCATACGGTCAGGCAATAGTCAATAATTCGGCTTTACAACTGTTAATGAAACAATCGCCGGCAGCGATTGATCGGGTAAAAAATACGTTTTTATTAACTGACGGTGAAAAATATTTATTATTAGAATGTGGTGTAGGTGAAGGAATATTTTTTGCTGGCAATAAACACGCGGCGATTCAGGTGGTCGCTTCTTACGCTGAGGATCAACTGATTACTACTGACCCGCGGCAGTTGTTAGAAATTGAAGCGGCAAAAAAAGAGTTTGAAGCAGCGGGAGAGACCGCATTACAGTAATTTTATAGAAAAAATATATGTCAAATAAAGTTAAACTAGCTTTAATGATTGGTGGTGCCGCAATTTTTATTCTTTTAGTAATTGCGCTTCTAATGCGAAATGGTACGACTGATGTCAATAATTTAAATCAAAGCACCAATCAGTTAAATAATCGGCTGCCTGAAACAAAAAATATTGTTGTTAATGATAACAATGCCGTGGTAACCACAAAAGGTAATGCTACTACAATAACTGTCGAGCAAAAAGAGGAGATAAGCCTAGAGATAGTATCACGGTTTTTTGCTGAAAGGTTTGGTACTTATTCAAACCAAAGTAATTTTGAGAATATAAAAGATTTACAGTATTTAATGACCGAGGATGTGAAAAGTTGGTCGGAAAAATTTATCAGTCAGGGAAATATTAGCAGCGATCAATATTGGGGCGTAACTACTAAAGCGTTGGCTATTAAAAGTCAAGATATTAAAGCGGATACAGCGGTGATCGTTGTTTCTACTCAACGGCAAGAGTATTCCAGGGACGTTAATAAAGCCAAAATATATAAGCAGGATTTAAAGTTAGAATATGTAAAAAGTGACGGTAATTGGCTGATCAGCGGTGTTTATTGGCAGTAATTTGAAATTTTAGAAATTTTTAATCTGGTTTTTTCTATGATTAGAATATGAAGAAAATCAGATTAAAAGCAAATTTTTTACGAGACATTGTTTTTCCTAAAAACTGTCTGGGTTGTGCCAAAGAGGGGTGCTATATTTGTCCTCGGTGCCGAAACATGATCAAAATAGCCAGAAACGATTTTATTGATTTTCCGGGAAAAAGATTTTTGGATCGAGTAGTGGTAACGGCTGATTATAATGATGAAATTTTACAACGAGCGATTCATTGTCTAAAATATCAATTTGCTACGGATGTAGCAGAGGAACTTGTCTCTTTGGTATCAGCAGATAAAATACCTTTATCTTGGAAGCACTGCGTTTTATTGCCGATTCCTTTGCACAAAAAAAGGGAACGATTACGAGGATTTAACCAAGCTGAACTTATTGCTATATTTTTATCCGAGCGTTTTGGTTTGTATTATAGAAATGATATTTTGAGTAGAATAAAATATCGTGTTCCGCAGATGTCTTTAGGTAGAAGCGAGAGGTTAAAAAATATCAAAGACATATTTTTTGTAGATAAAGACAATCTTTGCGGAATAAAAAACGTCGTTTTGGTTGACGACGTGGTTACGACGGGAGCTACTTTAAACGAAGCGGCAGAAGTTTTGAAAAAAAATGGTGTAGAAAATGTTGAGGCGATAGTACTTGGTCATGGATAAAAAAACTCGCTATGGGCGAGATGAGTAAAAAAAGATATTTTTTAGTTGATTTGAAAGAAACGGAAGGGGAGAGATTCGAACTCTCGGTCCGCGTAAACGGACGACGGTTTTCAAGACCGTTCCCTTAAACCACTCAGGCACCCTTCCAAGTGTATTAAAATTTAAAATAGTAGTGGCGTTCACTTTTGCCATTCGAATCTTTAATCTTCACGGAAAACTGGCGGAGAGGGAGGGATTCGAACCCTCGGTAGGAGCTTAACACCCCTACAACGGTTTAGCAAACCGCCGCCTTCAGCCACTCGGCCACCTCTCCTAATAAATTCGGTTTTAGTATAATATTTTTATAAATAAAAGTCAATAATATATGGCAGAGAACACAAAGTATGGCAAAGAGATGATATCTTGGGATTTTCCCGAGTTTATTCCGCATGAACGTACTCGCGGTTGGTATGTGGCAGTGATAATCATCGCAGCGTTATTGTTGCTTTATGCCATTATTACCGCTAATTTTTTGTTTGCTATCATTGTTATTATCGTGGCGGTGATTATGTTTTTTAAAACATCGAATACGGCTATGAACGTTATTTTTTCTATTTATGAAGATGGAGTCAGAGTGGGGGATAAATTTTATGATTTTAAGGAAATAAAAGACTTTTACATTATCTATGAACCGCCGGAAGCAAAAAATATTTATTTTAATTTTAATAGTTTGCTTCAGCCACGTTTGCAGATACCATTATTAGAACAAGATCCTGTGAAAGTGAGGGAGATTTTGCGCGATTATATTGAAGAAGATTTGGATCGGAGTGATGAGCCGTTTTCTGATGGTATTGGCAGAATATTTAAAATATAATAACATTCGGGATCTGGACAAGATGAAAAATATTTGTTAAACTGTTGCTACCTACTATTACCCGTGCCCTCATCGTTTAACGGATAGGACGCGGGATTGCGGATCCCGTAATTGAGGTTCGATTCCTCATGAGGGCGAGGGTAGTGGCAGGTAGAATCGGAAATTGCGAGATGGGATAGAAAAATTATTTGATCCCAACTCATGGTTTCCGATTTTTATTTTATGATAGCAGATTTACGTTCGCCGGTGTCTTTGTTTAACCAGATTGCGGCAAAATTATCATCCAAACTAAAAAAGTTAGGTATCGAAACAATCGAAGACCTGCTTTTTTATTACCCTTTTCGTTATGATGATTTTAGCCAAATTTTAGATATTAAGGATTTGACTGCCGGGACCATAGCGACGATTCGTGGCAAGGTTCAGCTGATAGAAAATCAGCGTAGTTGGAGGCGTCGGGTACTTATTACTGAATGTATTGTTAATGATATTACCGGTTCGGTTAAGGTAATTTGGTTTGGTCAGCCCTATGTCGCTAAAATACTAAAATCCGGTGATGAAGTGTTTATTTCCGGACGAGTGGACTATAATAAGGGATTATTTTTTTCTTCACCTAGTTACGAAAAGGTAACACAAACAAAGGAGGAATTTGGTACTACGCATACAGCAAGGTTGGTGCCAGTTTACAACCTGACTAAAGGTATCACTTCTAAACAGTTGCGTTATTTGATCAAAATGGTTTTGTCTAACGTCAGCGCGATACGAGAATATCTGCCAGGGCAGATTATCAGAGGATTAAAGTTTCCCGGTCTGGCGGAG contains these protein-coding regions:
- a CDS encoding PrgI family protein, which codes for MAHQFLVPQFIDVEPKIIGPITVRQFILMVIAMVIIFIFYKFSTFWTFIIATVLILGLFGVLAFAKINGRPFHYFILNIVETLKRPRLKVWDKTLDMEEVKALMAYGTQIKKVEQIAKKEPLAESHLEELSLIVNTGGAYQSSELDLNYDTRKEK
- a CDS encoding TraC family protein, with the translated sequence MTPEKKNKKASTRKAVPIGEIRNDTLVMKDGTLRAVLMVSSINFALKSADEQQAIISAYMQFLNSITYPIQIVIQSRRINIDKYLEKLQKMEKEQVNELLKIQIVDYRKYVSELVELGDIMTKKFYIVIPYNPLSDKQKSFFSRSKDLLSPKTIISLSEKKFFEREKELSQRVSHVASSLGSIGLAVTRVDTQGLIELFYNSYNPDVAEHERMVDVNKIRFDNIT
- a CDS encoding phosphoribosyltransferase family protein, yielding MKKIRLKANFLRDIVFPKNCLGCAKEGCYICPRCRNMIKIARNDFIDFPGKRFLDRVVVTADYNDEILQRAIHCLKYQFATDVAEELVSLVSADKIPLSWKHCVLLPIPLHKKRERLRGFNQAELIAIFLSERFGLYYRNDILSRIKYRVPQMSLGRSERLKNIKDIFFVDKDNLCGIKNVVLVDDVVTTGATLNEAAEVLKKNGVENVEAIVLGHG
- a CDS encoding DUF87 domain-containing protein, which translates into the protein MAIIKEKKTLSQEVESSKEVLQEEQRYRAGTISVIDLIAPAAMDVQPTYLRLGTRFARTIFVVSYPRYIGIGWFSPIINFNHPLDVSMFFYPIKAAAILKDLKKRVGNLEAEIMADRDKGAPRDPIKETALQDIEKLRDDLTQGIEHFFQFALYVTIYAETKEELDDLTGDIEDVFGSRLVYSRKVLYQAEQGFNSTLPFGQDELAIFFNMNTSPCASSFPFISFELSSNDGIMYGINRHNNSLIIFDRFSLQNANMVVFATSGAGKSYTIKLEVLRSLMFGIDVIIIDPEKEYLHLCEAVGGTYINISLASKSKVNPFDLPRPMEKEFSGEDIIRSAVITLKGLVKLMISKLNSSEDSVMDRALLETYAKKDITPDANLAEVEPPIMQDLVDILEGMEGGADLAQRLKKYTEGTFSGFLNNPTNVDMDNQLVCFSVRDLEDELRPIAIYNLVNYIWNVVRSERKKRILVIDEAWWLMQNEDSAKFIFALVKRCRKYYLGVTTITQDVNDFLLSPYGQAIVNNSALQLLMKQSPAAIDRVKNTFLLTDGEKYLLLECGVGEGIFFAGNKHAAIQVVASYAEDQLITTDPRQLLEIEAAKKEFEAAGETALQ